The Chloroflexota bacterium genome contains a region encoding:
- a CDS encoding alpha/beta hydrolase, giving the protein MTERSIWVHLLGATVNYCDAKGMRTRYIEAGSGEPLIMLHGSGGHAEAFHRNVVPLGEHFHAYAIDMAGHGYTDSHPTLAGTEGIVDHILRFMDTMGIARAHLAGESLGGAASAKLALEHPDRVDKVVYITGAGLEMGEEAAKLAAPGRESFARLSAAALGNPTPESIRARLAWLFADPEKSITDELVDVRYTIYARRAALPKPAATAAPPQQGVGVSLTPERLRQIKQPFFFLWTDHNPSTPWQVAEMAHKEMPGSRFHVIQNAGHWPQYEQPAEFNRLVIDFLKS; this is encoded by the coding sequence ATGACCGAACGATCCATCTGGGTGCATCTTCTGGGCGCAACAGTCAACTATTGCGATGCAAAGGGCATGCGCACGCGCTACATCGAGGCGGGTAGCGGCGAGCCGCTGATCATGCTCCACGGGAGCGGCGGCCACGCCGAGGCGTTCCACCGCAACGTGGTGCCCCTGGGCGAGCATTTCCACGCCTACGCCATCGACATGGCGGGCCACGGCTATACCGACTCGCATCCGACCCTGGCAGGCACGGAGGGGATCGTCGACCACATCCTCCGATTTATGGATACTATGGGCATCGCGCGCGCGCACCTCGCCGGCGAGTCCCTCGGAGGAGCCGCCTCTGCCAAGCTCGCGCTCGAGCATCCGGACCGCGTGGACAAGGTCGTCTACATCACGGGCGCTGGCCTGGAGATGGGGGAGGAGGCGGCGAAGTTGGCAGCGCCCGGGCGCGAGTCGTTCGCCCGACTATCTGCCGCGGCGCTGGGGAATCCGACCCCCGAGTCCATCCGCGCCAGACTCGCCTGGCTCTTCGCCGACCCGGAAAAATCGATCACCGACGAGCTCGTCGACGTTCGCTACACGATCTATGCGCGACGCGCTGCGCTTCCGAAGCCTGCGGCGACCGCCGCTCCCCCGCAGCAAGGAGTTGGCGTGAGCCTCACCCCGGAGCGCCTCCGGCAGATCAAACAGCCGTTCTTCTTCCTCTGGACGGACCACAACCCGTCCACCCCATGGCAGGTGGCCGAAATGGCGCACAAGGAGATGCCAGGCTCGCGATTCCACGTCATCCAGAATGCTGGCCACTGGCCACAATACGAGCAGCCAGCCGAGTTCAACCGGCTGGTGATCGACTTCTTGAAGAGCTGA